The stretch of DNA CTATCTGATCGTAGGCTGTAAACTTCGCCTGCCCCTTCATTGCCAACACCTTGGTTATCGTCGCCGTCAGTGTTGTCTTACCGTGGTCAACGTGCCCTATCGTGCCAACATTGACGTGCGGCTTTGTCCTTTCAAACTTAGCCTTTGCCATCTCTTCTCTACCTCCTTAGTTTCGTGTCTTTTCACAGACAGCCGAATCTGAAGTTTATCTTAATATATTTTTAATAATTCGCTATATTACTGACGAAAGTAGGTATCTTAGCAGAGATTTTACCATTTGTCAAGTAAAATATTTAAAGCCCCTTAATTTTTTTTATTACCTCTTCAGCTACACTTTTAGGGAGCTCCTCGTATAACGCAAGCTGCATTGTATAGCTTGCCCTACCCTGACTATTTGACCTTAAATCAGTTGCATAACCAAACATCTCTGACAGAGGCACATGAGCCTCAATGACCTGAGTCTTACCTCTTTTATTTATCTGATGTATCTTTCCTCGCCGTGAATTGAGGTCTCCTATGACATCCCCCATGTAATCCTCAGGGGTCACTACCTCGACACTCATTATAGGCTCAAGAAGCACAGGTTTTGCCCTGGAAACAGCCTCCTTTAAAGCCATTGAGCCTGCAATTTTGAAGGCCATCTCTGATGAGTCCACCTCATGGTAGGATCCGTCATACAGAGTGGCTTTTACATCCACAAGGGGATATCCGGCCACAACACCAACATTGATGGCCTCCCTCATGCCTGCCTCTACTGCTGATATATATTCTCTCGGCACTGATCCGCCGATTATCTTATTTTCAAACTCAAACCCTTTACCTCTCTCAAGAGGTTCTATCCTTATCTTTACGTGGCCATACTGACCCCTGCCCCCGGTTTGCCTGATGTACTTACCCTCGGCATCGGCACTGTCCTTTATGGCTTCTCTGTATGCTACCTGTGGTTTTCCAACATTTGCGCCAACCTTAAACTCTCTGATCAGGCGGTCTGTGATTATCTCAAGATGTAGCTCGCCCATACCGGATATAAGAGTCTGTCCGGTTTCCTCGTTATATGACATCTTAAAAGATGGGTCTTCTTGTGTAAGTTTTCCCAGCGACTGAAACAGCTTATCCCTGTCGTCTTTAGTTTTAGGCTCTATCGCTACCGAGATAACAGGCTCCGGAAACTTCATAGACTCAAGTATGACCGGACTCTTCTCAAAGCAAAGAGTGTCGCCGGTAAGTGTATTTTTAAGCCCTACTATGGCCGCTATATCACCGGCACTTATCTCATCTATCTCTTCGCGCTTATTAGCGTGTATTCTTAATAGCCTGCTGATTCTTTCCTTTTTTGCCTTTGTGGAATTATACACGTAAGAACCACTTGCCAAAACTCCTGAGTAAACCCTTATAAAGGATAACTGCCCAACATATGGGTCAGTCATTATTTTAAAAGCAAGCGCAGCAAAAGGCTCATCATAAGAAGCCGTGCGGATGGCCTCGCTATTGTCATCGGGATTTATCCCTTTAATGGCTTCAACGTCAAGCGGCGATGGCAGGTACTTTATTATACCGTCAAGGAGCATCTGTACACCTTTGTTTTTAAATGCCGCTCCGCACAGTACAGGAGTTATCAGTCTGGCTGCCACACCTTTTCTTATTGCCTCATTTATCTCCGGCTCCGTTATCTCTTTCCCGTTTAAATATTTTTCCATTATTGCATCATCAAGCTCGGAAACAGACTCAAGGAGTTTTTCTCTGTACTTAAGGGCTAATTCCATTAACTCGGTTGGGATCTCATCCTCTACGTAGCTTGACCCCAGTGCCTCGTCATCAAAGTAATAGGCCTTCATTCTAACCAGATCAACCGGCCCTCTGAAGTTTTCCTCTGAGCCCATAGGAATCTGTAAAGGAACCGGATTTGCCCCCAACTTTTCCACCATAGAATCCACAGACATGTAAAAATCTGATCCCATTCTGTCCATCTTATTAAGAAACGCTATTCTTGGGACTTCATACCGCTCAGCCTGCCTCCACACTGTCTCTGTTTGAGGCTCCACCCCCGATACGGAGTCAAGCAGTATTACTGCCCCGTCAAGAACCCGAAGGGATCTTTCCACCTCTATGGTGAAATCCACATGCCCGGGTGTATCTATTATATTAATCTTGTTATCTTTCCAATAACAGGTAGTTGCCGCAGAGGTTATCGTTATTCCGCGTTCCTGCTCCTGAGGCATCCAGTCCATCACGGCAGTGCCGTCGTGAACTTCTCCTATTTTATAAGTAACTCCGGTGTAGTAGAGAATTCTCTCCGTAGTCGTTGTTTTACCTGCGTCAATATGAGCCATAATGCCGATATTGCGGGTTTTTTCAAGTGAAAATCGTTCAGACATTTATTTGTATTACCATCTGTAGTGAGCAAAGGCTTTATTAGCTTCTGCCATTTTATGAGTATCTTCTTTTTTCTTTATAGAACTTCCAACACTGTTGAAAGCATCAACAAGTTCGCCTGCAAGCCGGTCGGTCATCGTTTTTTCATTACGGCCTCGGGCATAATTAATTATCCACCTGAAGGCAAGAGCGAGCCTTCTCTGGGGCCTTATTTCTACAGGCACCTGATATGTCGCCCCACCAACCCTGCGGGGTTTTACTTCTATAAGAGGTTTAACATTCTCTATAGAGGTTTTAAACACCTTCAGAGGATCCTCGTTTGTTTTGGTTTTAATGACATCAAAAGCACCATAACAGATTCTCTCAGCTATCGCCTTCTTGCCATCCTCAACCAGTATGTTAATAAACTTTCCGACCAGCTTGCTATTATATAAGGGGTCGGGCAATATTTCTTTTTTCTCAGCTACTCTTCTTCTTGGCATTTCCTAATCCTCATTATTTAGGCTTTTTGGCTCCGTACTTAGAGCGCCCTCGTCTTCTGTCGGCAACACCGGTAGTATCAAGTGTTCCTCTTATTATATGGTACCGCACACCTGGAAGGTCCTTTACACGTCCTCCCCTAATCAACACAATCGAGTGCTCCTGCAGGTTGTGGCCAACCCCAGGTATATAGGCTGTTACTTCAAAGCCGTTTGTCAATCGCACTCTGGCAACTTTTCTCAATGCCGAGTTCGGTTTCTTGGGCGTAGTAGTATAAACTCTCACGCACACTCCCCTTCTCTGAGGACACTCCTCTAAAGCTGGACTCTTGGTCTTCTTTATGACCTGCTCTCTACCTTTCCTGACTAACTGCGATATAGTCGGCAATGTTCCTCCAAACTAATTTGTATTAGTATTTTTCACAAAGGTGAATTATAAAACAGAAGTTTTAACTTTGTCAAGTATAAATTTACTTTTTTTAGAACTTAATTTTTTGGTATCTCCCTAAACAAATTAATATCATAAAACCGTATCATGGAAAGATTATATATAATCTAATATTAGAAAGTAAAGCACTCAAAAAAAATAATTGAATGCAGTAAGCTCCGGAAATGAAACATTGAATTCCTTCTTTCGGAGTTAACACAATAAGCTTTTGCATTATTTATTGATATATAGTCACTGAAGA from Nitrospirota bacterium encodes:
- the rpsG gene encoding 30S ribosomal protein S7, yielding MPRRRVAEKKEILPDPLYNSKLVGKFINILVEDGKKAIAERICYGAFDVIKTKTNEDPLKVFKTSIENVKPLIEVKPRRVGGATYQVPVEIRPQRRLALAFRWIINYARGRNEKTMTDRLAGELVDAFNSVGSSIKKKEDTHKMAEANKAFAHYRW
- a CDS encoding 30S ribosomal protein S12, which gives rise to MPTISQLVRKGREQVIKKTKSPALEECPQRRGVCVRVYTTTPKKPNSALRKVARVRLTNGFEVTAYIPGVGHNLQEHSIVLIRGGRVKDLPGVRYHIIRGTLDTTGVADRRRGRSKYGAKKPK
- the fusA gene encoding elongation factor G translates to MSERFSLEKTRNIGIMAHIDAGKTTTTERILYYTGVTYKIGEVHDGTAVMDWMPQEQERGITITSAATTCYWKDNKINIIDTPGHVDFTIEVERSLRVLDGAVILLDSVSGVEPQTETVWRQAERYEVPRIAFLNKMDRMGSDFYMSVDSMVEKLGANPVPLQIPMGSEENFRGPVDLVRMKAYYFDDEALGSSYVEDEIPTELMELALKYREKLLESVSELDDAIMEKYLNGKEITEPEINEAIRKGVAARLITPVLCGAAFKNKGVQMLLDGIIKYLPSPLDVEAIKGINPDDNSEAIRTASYDEPFAALAFKIMTDPYVGQLSFIRVYSGVLASGSYVYNSTKAKKERISRLLRIHANKREEIDEISAGDIAAIVGLKNTLTGDTLCFEKSPVILESMKFPEPVISVAIEPKTKDDRDKLFQSLGKLTQEDPSFKMSYNEETGQTLISGMGELHLEIITDRLIREFKVGANVGKPQVAYREAIKDSADAEGKYIRQTGGRGQYGHVKIRIEPLERGKGFEFENKIIGGSVPREYISAVEAGMREAINVGVVAGYPLVDVKATLYDGSYHEVDSSEMAFKIAGSMALKEAVSRAKPVLLEPIMSVEVVTPEDYMGDVIGDLNSRRGKIHQINKRGKTQVIEAHVPLSEMFGYATDLRSNSQGRASYTMQLALYEELPKSVAEEVIKKIKGL